One genomic segment of Vibrio quintilis includes these proteins:
- a CDS encoding SCO4402 family protein yields the protein MSTINVDKPLIIECLKELSDIDYQQRVWIVGSTDEVSGFNDVVAALFDDSLLEDALLKNKVTFTMEADNKLRLLGELIAFLPDNITTNVLVSQPKWKDIVKLSGDVYHLIK from the coding sequence ATGAGTACTATAAATGTTGATAAACCACTCATTATTGAGTGCTTAAAAGAGTTAAGTGACATTGACTACCAGCAACGAGTATGGATTGTGGGTTCTACTGATGAGGTTTCTGGTTTCAACGATGTTGTTGCTGCCCTTTTTGATGATTCGCTCTTGGAGGACGCACTATTAAAGAACAAAGTTACATTTACGATGGAAGCTGATAATAAGCTTCGTTTACTAGGGGAACTGATAGCATTCCTGCCAGATAATATAACCACTAATGTTTTGGTATCACAACCAAAATGGAAAGATATCGTCAAATTGTCTGGAGATGTATACCACTTGATTAAGTAG
- a CDS encoding type II toxin-antitoxin system HicA family toxin, protein MPCLKARQISLNPASSGCLGIDKNGWELISTRGSHHKFRHPDYPYPVIVPHPKKDLKTGLVRKLIQQAGLYTY, encoded by the coding sequence GTGCCTTGTCTCAAAGCCAGACAAATCTCACTGAACCCTGCATCTTCAGGTTGTTTGGGTATAGATAAAAATGGATGGGAACTTATCAGCACCAGAGGAAGTCACCACAAATTCCGGCATCCGGATTATCCATACCCGGTGATTGTTCCACATCCGAAGAAAGATTTAAAAACAGGGCTGGTAAGAAAATTAATCCAGCAGGCCGGGTTATATACATATTGA
- a CDS encoding type II toxin-antitoxin system HicB family antitoxin, with amino-acid sequence MLYPIAIETGDKEYAYGVVFPDLPGCFSAGDTLEEALANAKEAVTYYLEDLAEHEQVPPAAGSLSDWQKDEAYQGWAWAVVEIDIEPYLGGAVKKNVTLPRLLLMKIDNLVKSNPAYKDRSHFLQTAAFREIAQANQQDTKAEDE; translated from the coding sequence ATGTTATATCCAATTGCGATTGAAACCGGTGATAAAGAATACGCTTATGGCGTCGTTTTTCCTGATTTGCCCGGCTGTTTCTCGGCGGGTGATACGTTAGAAGAAGCACTGGCAAATGCGAAAGAGGCCGTCACATACTATCTGGAAGATCTGGCTGAACATGAACAGGTGCCGCCTGCTGCAGGCTCATTATCAGACTGGCAGAAGGACGAAGCTTATCAGGGCTGGGCGTGGGCGGTAGTTGAAATCGATATTGAGCCGTATCTGGGTGGCGCGGTGAAGAAAAATGTCACGCTTCCCAGATTACTGCTGATGAAAATTGATAATCTGGTGAAAAGTAACCCGGCTTATAAAGACCGTTCTCACTTTTTGCAAACGGCGGCATTTCGTGAAATTGCGCAGGCAAACCAGCAGGACACGAAGGCAGAAGATGAATAA